One Bufo gargarizans isolate SCDJY-AF-19 chromosome 4, ASM1485885v1, whole genome shotgun sequence DNA window includes the following coding sequences:
- the LOC122933680 gene encoding oocyte zinc finger protein XlCOF19-like, with protein MSVGLDHWIPKAMEQLLNLGKDLNNIKAEDTYVRGDEQIIEDIPTDNHPDDCTRSSEKHVMSDFRRDDCGVTEDIHEEHAIISDVSSAFHSKNLSSDPLDGFQSSNSSQTVKQNKIHRRSVQHQRSHTGENALSCSECGKCCKSKSDLIRHQRTHTGEKPFSCSECEKHFNSKSHLVRHQRIHTGEKPFSCSECGKLFTDKSTIRKHQRIHTGEKPFSCLECGKCFTDKSTIRKHQRIHTGEKPFSCLECGKSYTQKSYLTIHQRTHTGEKPFSCLQCGKAYTEKSNLVKHQRIHTGKKRF; from the exons ATGTCTGTGGGACTGGACCACTGGATCCCTAAAGCTATGGAGCAG CTTTTAAATCTGGGTAaagatctgaacaatattaaGGCTGAAGAtacatatgtgaggggtgatgagcagatCATAGAGGACATTCCCACCGATAACCacccag atgactgtaccaggagCTCTGAGAAACATGTGATGTCAGATTTTAGAAGAGATGATTGTGGTGTCACAGAAGATATACATGAAGAGCATGCCATTATCTCAGATGTATCCTCAGCCTTTCACAGCAAAAATCTATCATCTGATCCTTTGGATGGATTTCAATCTTCTAATTCATCACAGACTGTTAAGCAAAATAAAATCCACAGAAGAAGTGTTCAACATCAAAGAAGTCATACAGGGGAGAATGctctttcatgctcagaatgtgggaaatgttgtaAATCTAAATCAGATCttattagacatcagagaactcacacaggggagaagccattttcatgttcagaatgtgaaaaacattttaactctaaatcacatcttgttagacatcagagaattcacacaggggagaagccattttcatgttcagaatgtggaaaattgtTTACTGATAAATCAACTATTcgtaaacatcagagaattcacacaggggagaagccattttcttgtttagaatgtgggaaatgttttactgataAATCAACAATTcgtaaacatcagagaattcacacaggggagaaaccattttcttgtttagaatgtgggaaatcttacACACAGAAATCATATCTTACtatacatcagagaactcacacgggggagaagccattttcttgtttacaATGTGGGAAAGCTTACAcagagaaatcaaatcttgttaaacatcagagaattcacactggaaagaagcgattttaa